In Geotalea uraniireducens, one genomic interval encodes:
- a CDS encoding FapA family protein gives MADTAQPTKSGLSFRMTDGDRKLKAFYEPTDGEKLSINLLWLKEALAAAGFNGLFIHDHAFVELLKRYNAATQPFSFEIGERRDGSYIVRTTPDNVEAYLTITQPYGGKPVTTAQISQALKEQGIVHGIISKEIEAAVAAEGAKDLLIAQGKKPVPGTNGELVSLLPAAKDRQPLLVENDTVDYRNMGDIFSVSPGTPLMRRIPPEPGAAGLSLAGKEVPPPPVKDVRFAPNLTGTEISPDDPNLLIAAIAGQPVLVADGIIVEPVIKVKNVDLSTGNLIFNGSICVEGDVRAGMIVRATGDITIGGVVEAATVDGGGDIEIRGGIIGQGEVRNAGGEINRDASRVSAKGNVSALFAENALVEAGNSIAIQEVAMQSELIAGNQITVGQESAGKGHIIGGTCQAVNFIGAVTIGSYAGVHTLVSVGVDPHVRERLSSIKLKLQEKERELDEINKRLEYFTAAPHKAGPDQVATIQESREKLIGTVTEMTGEKKRLQKRLERVANAQIKVEKTVMSGVIVSIGNKALKVDEDLPQTVFQLVDDAIVTTP, from the coding sequence ATGGCTGACACGGCACAACCGACCAAATCCGGGCTCTCGTTCAGGATGACGGACGGCGATCGGAAGCTCAAGGCATTCTACGAGCCAACCGACGGAGAAAAGCTCTCCATCAATCTACTGTGGCTCAAAGAGGCACTGGCGGCCGCCGGTTTCAACGGCCTATTCATTCATGACCACGCCTTTGTCGAACTCCTCAAGCGCTACAACGCCGCAACCCAGCCATTCTCCTTCGAAATCGGCGAACGGCGCGACGGCTCATACATTGTCCGCACCACTCCCGACAACGTCGAAGCGTATCTCACCATCACCCAACCCTATGGCGGCAAGCCGGTTACCACGGCGCAAATTTCCCAGGCGCTGAAGGAGCAGGGAATTGTCCACGGCATAATCTCCAAGGAGATAGAAGCGGCCGTCGCGGCAGAAGGCGCCAAGGACCTGCTGATTGCACAGGGGAAAAAACCCGTTCCAGGGACCAACGGCGAACTGGTGAGCCTCCTCCCCGCCGCCAAGGACCGGCAACCGCTGCTAGTCGAAAACGATACCGTCGACTATCGGAACATGGGCGATATCTTCAGCGTCAGCCCCGGCACCCCCCTGATGCGGCGGATCCCTCCGGAACCGGGGGCCGCGGGACTGAGCCTGGCAGGAAAAGAGGTCCCGCCACCACCGGTGAAGGATGTGCGGTTTGCACCGAACCTGACCGGCACCGAAATTTCCCCTGACGACCCGAACCTGCTGATTGCCGCAATTGCCGGACAACCGGTCCTTGTCGCCGACGGAATCATCGTCGAACCGGTCATCAAGGTCAAAAACGTCGACCTATCAACCGGTAACCTGATCTTTAACGGCTCGATCTGCGTCGAGGGAGATGTAAGGGCCGGGATGATCGTTAGGGCGACAGGCGACATCACCATAGGCGGAGTTGTCGAGGCCGCCACTGTGGACGGAGGGGGAGACATCGAGATTCGTGGCGGAATCATCGGCCAGGGCGAAGTCAGAAACGCCGGAGGAGAGATTAACCGGGACGCTTCCCGCGTCTCGGCAAAAGGGAATGTCTCGGCCTTGTTTGCCGAGAATGCCCTCGTCGAAGCCGGCAACTCGATTGCCATCCAGGAAGTGGCGATGCAGAGCGAACTTATCGCCGGCAATCAGATAACCGTCGGCCAGGAAAGCGCCGGGAAAGGGCATATCATTGGCGGTACCTGCCAAGCCGTCAACTTCATCGGCGCCGTCACCATTGGCTCTTATGCAGGAGTTCACACCCTGGTAAGCGTCGGCGTCGACCCCCATGTCCGGGAACGGCTTTCCAGTATCAAACTGAAACTGCAGGAGAAGGAACGGGAACTCGACGAAATCAACAAGCGGCTCGAATATTTCACCGCTGCTCCCCATAAAGCCGGTCCCGATCAGGTCGCGACTATCCAGGAAAGTAGAGAGAAGCTAATCGGTACGGTCACTGAAATGACCGGCGAGAAAAAGAGACTGCAGAAACGTCTGGAACGGGTTGCAAACGCCCAGATCAAAGTGGAAAAAACGGTAATGAGCGGGGTCATTGTCTCAATCGGCAACAAAGCGTTGAAGGTCGATGAAGATCTGCCGCAAACCGTATTCCAGCTCGTCGACGACGCCATTGTAACCACTCCCTAA